In a genomic window of Seriola aureovittata isolate HTS-2021-v1 ecotype China chromosome 11, ASM2101889v1, whole genome shotgun sequence:
- the gdf3 gene encoding protein DVR-1 has product MSPLVLLAVCFLGVCDLSHVEEMKSQERLFLGSLGLSGRPRPAGSHQPRHQVPSALWRMFRRSENIRTQESDPCMVAEYGVRGNIIRYVQDQGRLVSGWSSSCQVCLEKQLFFNMSVLQPVELLSLAQLEVKFHWKPFRSAELLQGPRALSVSLYKVIRATLRGANPQANRRLLLSQSIQLQPEPTSLTMDLTSLAENWRKPGRNYGLVIELLPLSTDPEELPFHPGNSLPLEPAFTLPLIQASLVAVSLNPHQCRSRKRRSAVHLPVTPSNVCKARRLYIDFKDVGWQDWIIAPQGYMANYCHGECPFPLSESLNGTNHAILQTLVHSLDPHGTPQPCCVPIRLSPISMLYYDNNDNVVLRHYQDMVVDECGCR; this is encoded by the exons ATGAGTCCTCTGGTGCTGCTCGCGGTGTGTTTTCTGGGTGTGTGTGATCTCTCACAcgtggaggagatgaagagccAGGAGCGGCTCTTCCTCGGCTCACTCGGCCTCTCCGGGCGGCCCCGGCCCGCAGGGAGCCACCAGCCCCGACACCAAGTCCCCTCCGCGCTCTGGAGGATGTTCCGGAGGTCGGAGAACATCCGGACCCAGGAAAGCGACCCCTGCATGGTGGCAGAGTACGGAGTCCGCGGCAACATCATCCGATACGTGCAAGACCAAG GCAGGCTGGTGTCTgggtggagcagcagctgtcaggTCTGTCTGGAGAAGCAGCTTTTCTTCAACATGTCCGTCCTGCAGCCTGTGGAGCTGCTGTCTCTGGCTCAGCTGGAAGTCAAGTTCCACTGGAAACCCTTCAGATCTGCAGAGCTCCTGCAGGGGCCCCGGGCCCTTAGCGTGTCTCTGTATAAAGTGATCCGAGCCACGTTGAGGGGAGCCAATCCCCAGGCCAACCGCAGACTCCTACTGTCCCAGTCAATCCAGCTGCAGCCTGAACCCACCTCCCTCACCATGGACCTCACCTCGCTGGCAGAGAATTGGCGCAAACCGGGACGCAACTACGGTTTGGTTATAGAGCTGCTTCCTCTCAGCACCGATCCAGAGGAACTTCCCTTTCACCCCGGAAACTCCCTCCCATTGGAACCAGCTTTCACCCTGCCGCTGATCCAGGCGTCACTGGTGGCCGTGTCCCTCAACCCCCACCAGTGTCGCTCCAGAAAGAGGAGAAGCGCCGTCCACCTCCCTGTGACGCCCAGCAACGTCTGCAAGGCCCGACGTCTCTACATTGACTTCAAAGACGTGGGCTGGCAGGACTGGATCATCGCTCCGCAGGGCTACATGGCCAACTACTGCCACGGTGAGTGCCCGTTCCCGCTCAGTGAGAGCCTGAACGGCACCAACCACGCCATCCTGCAGACCCTGGTTCACTCCCTGGACCCGCATGGCACGCCTCAGCCCTGCTGTGTCCCCATCCGCCTGTCGCCGATCTCTATGCTCTACTACGACAACAACGACAACGTGGTGCTGCGACATTACCAGGACATGGTGGTGGACGAGTGTGGGTGTCGATGA